A window of Rhodococcus sp. SGAir0479 contains these coding sequences:
- a CDS encoding class I SAM-dependent methyltransferase translates to MTDLPEVLDEAFWNDRYRSSHRLWSGNPNINLVSEVSDLIPGTALDVGCGEGADAIWLARHGWTVHGIDLSSVAIERAAEHATQAGADIAGRVTWEAADLLAWDPGATRYDLVTAQYVHLPSGQRDVLYARLAELVAPGGTLLIVGHHPSDLENGVPRPPRPELFFVPEDVVALLDPTEWSIDTAASPARTATHGDHEMTIHDSVVRARRLGDD, encoded by the coding sequence ATGACCGATCTGCCCGAGGTGCTCGACGAGGCGTTCTGGAACGACCGCTACCGCTCGAGCCATCGCCTGTGGAGCGGCAACCCGAACATCAACCTGGTGAGCGAGGTGTCGGACCTGATACCCGGCACGGCGCTCGACGTCGGCTGCGGCGAGGGTGCCGACGCCATCTGGCTCGCGCGGCACGGCTGGACGGTGCACGGCATCGATCTGTCGAGCGTCGCGATCGAGCGCGCGGCCGAGCATGCGACCCAGGCCGGCGCCGACATCGCCGGCCGTGTCACGTGGGAGGCCGCGGATCTGCTGGCGTGGGACCCGGGCGCCACCCGCTACGACCTCGTCACGGCGCAGTACGTGCACCTGCCCTCGGGTCAGCGAGACGTCCTGTACGCCCGCCTCGCCGAGCTCGTCGCGCCGGGCGGCACGCTGCTGATCGTCGGCCATCACCCGTCGGATCTCGAGAACGGTGTCCCGCGTCCGCCCCGCCCGGAACTGTTCTTCGTCCCGGAAGACGTTGTGGCGCTGCTCGACCCGACGGAATGGTCGATCGACACGGCCGCGTCCCCGGCGCGCACCGCCACGCACGGTGACCACGAGATGACCATCCACGACTCGGTCGTGCGTGCCCGGCGCCTCGGCGACGACTGA
- a CDS encoding helix-turn-helix domain-containing protein, translating to MDDGDDMDRILDAVGPRLRALRQLRNVTLADLSADTGISVSTLSRLESGQRKPNLELLLPLARAHGVPLDELVGAPPTGDPRIHMRPIRRGDRTIVPLTRRPGGIQAYKHVIPGARERVREPDVRVHDGYEWLYVLNGRLRLVLGEQDLVLLPGEAAEFDTRVPHWFGAAGPEPVEFLGLFGRQGERAHIRARPALDETGE from the coding sequence ATGGACGACGGCGACGACATGGATCGGATCCTGGACGCGGTGGGCCCCCGCCTGCGAGCGCTGCGGCAGCTGCGGAACGTGACACTGGCCGACCTGTCCGCCGACACCGGCATCTCGGTCAGCACACTGTCGCGGCTCGAATCGGGGCAGCGCAAACCGAACCTCGAGTTGCTGTTGCCACTGGCGCGGGCCCACGGGGTGCCGCTCGACGAACTGGTGGGCGCGCCGCCGACCGGTGATCCGCGCATCCACATGCGGCCGATCCGCCGCGGTGACCGCACCATCGTGCCACTGACCCGGCGGCCCGGCGGGATTCAGGCGTACAAGCACGTGATTCCCGGTGCGCGGGAAAGGGTCCGGGAACCGGACGTGCGGGTGCACGACGGCTACGAGTGGTTGTACGTCCTCAACGGCCGGCTGCGCCTCGTGCTGGGCGAGCAGGATCTGGTCCTGCTACCGGGGGAGGCTGCCGAGTTCGACACCCGGGTACCGCACTGGTTCGGTGCTGCGGGACCCGAGCCCGTCGAGTTCCTGGGATTGTTCGGACGCCAGGGCGAACGCGCGCACATCCGGGCACGTCCGGCGCTGGACGAAACGGGAGAGTGA
- a CDS encoding NAD(P)/FAD-dependent oxidoreductase, with protein sequence MSDNYDVVVIGGGAAGLEGALMLARARRTVLVIDAGDPRNAPASGVHGFLSRDGIAPAELTATGRDEVRRYGGQLVAGTVTDARRDADGFTVAISDGREVRARRLLVTTGLVDELPAVPGIRERWGRDVLHCPYCHGWEIGDRPVGVLATGPMSVHQALMFRQWTDDVVLFRHTAPEPSGAELEQLEARGIRVVEGTVDSLLVTDDRLTGLRLADGTVVAREALVVAPRFVARTDALTSLGLDTELEPMSGGRYIPADWSGLTKVPGVWVAGNVTDIRAQVLGAAAGAALAAVAVNNDLIAEDTNVAVTELRARQQKGA encoded by the coding sequence GTGTCGGACAACTACGACGTCGTGGTGATCGGAGGCGGCGCCGCGGGGCTCGAGGGCGCGTTGATGCTTGCCCGCGCCCGCCGGACGGTGCTCGTGATCGATGCCGGGGACCCGCGTAACGCACCGGCCTCCGGTGTCCACGGATTCCTCTCCCGCGACGGCATCGCACCCGCCGAGCTCACCGCGACGGGCCGCGACGAAGTCCGACGCTACGGCGGGCAGCTGGTCGCGGGCACCGTGACCGATGCGCGCCGCGACGCCGACGGATTCACGGTCGCGATCTCCGACGGCCGGGAAGTCCGGGCGCGGCGGCTGCTCGTGACCACCGGCCTGGTCGACGAGCTACCGGCCGTGCCCGGGATCCGGGAACGCTGGGGTCGCGACGTGCTGCACTGCCCGTACTGCCACGGCTGGGAAATCGGCGACCGGCCGGTGGGCGTGCTCGCCACCGGACCGATGTCGGTGCACCAGGCGCTGATGTTCCGGCAGTGGACGGACGACGTCGTGCTGTTCCGGCACACGGCACCGGAACCCTCCGGTGCAGAACTCGAGCAGCTCGAGGCCCGTGGGATCCGCGTCGTCGAGGGGACGGTGGACTCGCTGCTCGTCACCGACGACCGCCTGACCGGCCTCCGGTTGGCCGACGGCACGGTGGTCGCCCGCGAGGCCCTGGTGGTGGCGCCGCGCTTCGTGGCCCGGACCGACGCCCTCACCTCGCTGGGACTCGACACCGAACTCGAACCGATGTCGGGCGGCCGGTACATCCCCGCCGACTGGTCGGGACTGACCAAGGTGCCCGGTGTGTGGGTGGCCGGCAACGTCACCGACATCAGGGCGCAGGTGCTGGGCGCGGCTGCGGGTGCCGCACTGGCCGCCGTCGCCGTCAACAACGACCTCATTGCCGAGGACACGAACGTGGCCGTAACCGAACTCCGGGCGCGGCAACAGAAGGGAGCCTGA
- a CDS encoding SDR family NAD(P)-dependent oxidoreductase produces the protein MHIDLSGRTALVTGSTQGIGHAIAVGLAGAGARVVVNGRNEERVDAALDSVRAASGSDEVTGAVGDLATADGAAAVVDAQPAVDILVNNLGIFGAAAPLEIDDDEWRRYFEVNVLSAVRLIRAYLPGMKERGWGRVLDVASDSAVVIPAEMIHYGMTKTSLLAVSRGFAKDAAGTGVTVNSVIAGPTHTGGVEDFVRQLVGDELPWDEAQHKFMIEHRPQSLLQRLIEPEEIANLVVYLASPFASATTGGAVRVDGGYVDSILP, from the coding sequence ATGCACATCGATCTGTCGGGCCGTACCGCGCTGGTCACCGGCTCCACCCAGGGCATCGGCCACGCCATCGCCGTCGGCCTGGCCGGCGCGGGCGCGCGCGTCGTCGTCAACGGCCGAAACGAAGAACGTGTCGACGCGGCGCTCGACAGCGTGCGTGCCGCCTCCGGCAGCGACGAGGTGACCGGCGCCGTCGGTGACCTCGCGACCGCCGACGGCGCCGCCGCCGTCGTGGACGCGCAGCCCGCGGTCGACATCCTGGTCAACAATCTCGGCATCTTCGGTGCGGCCGCGCCGTTGGAGATCGACGACGACGAGTGGCGCCGCTACTTCGAGGTCAACGTGCTCTCCGCCGTCCGGCTCATCCGCGCATATCTGCCCGGGATGAAGGAACGCGGCTGGGGGCGCGTGCTCGACGTGGCCAGCGATTCGGCCGTGGTCATCCCGGCCGAGATGATCCACTACGGCATGACGAAGACGTCACTGCTCGCGGTGAGCCGTGGGTTCGCCAAGGATGCCGCCGGCACCGGCGTCACCGTGAACTCCGTGATCGCCGGACCCACGCACACCGGCGGCGTCGAGGATTTCGTCCGCCAGCTCGTCGGTGACGAGCTGCCGTGGGACGAGGCCCAGCACAAGTTCATGATCGAGCACCGGCCGCAGTCGCTGCTGCAGCGACTCATCGAGCCCGAGGAGATCGCCAACCTCGTCGTCTACCTGGCCTCGCCTTTCGCGTCGGCGACCACCGGCGGCGCCGTGCGCGTCGACGGCGGCTACGTCGACTCGATCCTGCCCTGA
- a CDS encoding enoyl-CoA hydratase — MMRRGRKALVALDSGDWCFARVVGRRRVEPGVRVQLQVGGTGSKLPTFAITDTGAGDGFAL; from the coding sequence ATGATGCGTCGCGGGCGCAAGGCCCTCGTGGCCCTGGACAGTGGCGACTGGTGTTTCGCGCGGGTCGTCGGACGACGGCGCGTCGAGCCGGGCGTGCGCGTGCAGCTGCAGGTCGGCGGCACGGGCAGCAAGCTGCCCACCTTCGCGATCACCGACACGGGCGCCGGCGACGGGTTCGCGCTCTAG